TAACCCCACATTGACATCTGTAGAAAATCCTGTATAAGGGGTAACCGACAGAGGCCGCACCATTTCTGAAAAAGAAAATAATCCATGATTTCCACTTAAACTTAACACAGCACCTGAACTCCCTAGATGTCCTTTGGCAGCTGCATCTTTCTTAAACTCTCCTTTCTCAGCAGAGATATAATTTAAAAATGTATACGGATTATAACTTGCTCCAAAAGTTAGTCCATCGGGAGATTCATTCAGGGAAAGATTTAAACTCCCCGCCAAACTCTTATAAGGACTTACTCCTACAGAAAAACTTCGGCCAGATTCCGAACCACTTAGTCCTAAGCTTACATTGGTCGCTCCATTAAATAGTTTTGTACTCATGCCTACATAGGTGTTGTAGCCAAACCCATTATAATTATTGTATCGTATTCCTACATCGGCTGAAACAGGAAGTTCTTTACTAAATACCTCTCCAGAAGCGCCTCCTCCAGCAGAAACTGTCCAGTTAATAGGCATTTTATTCCAGTATTTAACCTTATTTCCCTTATCATCATCTGGAATACCCCGCATATTGCGATTTATTGAACCAGGAGTCAGGGACCAACCATATCCTACCCAGGATGCTTCCTCCTCTGAGGACACTCCGCTATGATAAGCCAACGTAAGTGGATAGGAACTTCCCTGTGGTCCCGGAACGGTCAGTAATGGTAAGTTATAGGTAAAATCTCCTGTAAAGGGATTGACCATCTCACTGGTTGAGACCGATTCAAAACCTGAAAACTCGGGCTGTGAAGGACCACTGGTCAAAGCCAGTACAGTAGTGGGGGCAACAATCTGAAACAGAAAACAAAACAGGAGAACAAAGGCAATGCAGCGATAAAGTGACCGGGGTCGGGTAAACATAAATTTATTTTTAAATCTGTATCCTAAATACAATAATAGAAAAAAATGTAAATATCTTTCTAAAACTTACATATTCATTACATAAGTATGCAATACGTATCTATGTGTTACTCACGTACTTGAGGAGTTACTTTTAAATTTGAAACTGAGAAAGCAAAATCACTTTGCTGAAAGAAATGGTCTTTGCAGATGAATGTAGAAAACCCGAAATTATTTTTTCTGACTTTAGAATAAAATAAAGAATAGTACAGATTAACAATAATACTTTGAACCATAAACTACTATCTCTGCTATCAGATATTCAATATAAAGTAACACATATAAAGTCTGCAAAACAACATTAGTTCGCATTGATAATTGTTGTACTCTTGCCATTCTTTCATACACTGTAACAGTAATACTAAAAATAAATAAAAGAGAATAGATGAATGTATGAAGAAGTATAGAAATGATAAATTACACGTATACTATTGCAGAATTTATCTTATTTAAACATTCCCAGAAAAGTATCTGTTCTATCTTTAAGAGAGGGAAATGAAAAAGATTCACGCATTCTTTAATATGCTGTATCTTTCTTACACGATAAAAATTTTAATCTATTTCTGCATTCTGAGCAAATTCTAGTTTATCTATAATTTATACAAAAAACATTTAGTTTATAACAGGAGTAAAAGATCCTGGAGAAGGAGATTATCTATAACGTTAGAAAAGAGTAAAATACTAATGTAACCATGCAGTTCCAAAGCAGGTATACAGCAAAAAAAGACTGGATCACACCTCTGAACCTTTTTGCTTTGTGCTTTATGGTTTTATACTCTATAAATTGCCTCAGACAGAAAATCTATCAGTAACTTATTCTCTACTGCACCACAACCCGCTGAGTAGAAGCACCCTGATTGTTCTGAACATACCGATTTATGCTTTTTCTTTGTAAAGCAGGCTTAGCCCATGAGCTAATCTATGAGAAGAATCCTTTTATTCTTCACTCTTGTGAGGGGAAGGAATAACAGGATCAGCTTTAGTAAACATCTTTACTATACTACCTCTTTCCATAGGAGAAAGAGTGGCTGGCGTTTCAATCCGGATAATTTCTTCTATCTCTCCTTGTATATCTGTCAGATGAATTCTGAGTATATCCCCATTGTCAAATAAGATAAACGTCCCATTATAAAAAGAAGACCGAATCTGATTAATTACAAGCTTTTTCTTCCAAATACCTAATTTTTTTGGCGTAATCTATTCTTGTATACTCTTCCTTTATGATATTTCCAGTTTCATACCAGATCTCATTATATCCTTCTACATGGATACTTTCTTGTTTTAAAGAATTATAGAAAACTACTTCCAGATATCCTTCATACAGTCTGGATGCGCTGAAATAGATATCTGAAACCTCAAAATTCAACATAGATATATTATTATTTTCGTATAGAAGTCCTACAGGGAGAAAGTAAAATCAAAAACTACTTTTGTTGTTTCTTCAGCCAAAATATTACCAGTAGAGCCCTCATCTACGTATCATTTCATTAGGATGATTCGTGTTACTATAATTTATGAGAAATTTATGAGAAGTTAGCCAGAAGCTAACAACTGAAGGTATTTTGAGTTTACCTAAAAGGAGATCGTTATGGCTTCTGTATCCCTAAAAATCCAAAGTCAGACTGTACAATCTGACTTTGGCAAGTGTAAGGTATCATTTAGTAAATCTATCTTAAAATTTCCGTCAGAAGAAATACCATTCCTAGTCCCCTTTGTAAAGTTTCCCCAATGGATTCATAGAGTATATGGAGTTTTTCAATCTCATGATCTGTTCTTAACAGTTTTGAACAAAGATGTACTTCTTCACCTAAAATCAGTACAGGTTCATACTCTAAGAACCAATCTGAGGGTCTGATCACTAACTGTTCCCGTAACCATTTTTCTATTGTTTGCTGAAGCAGAAAAAGCTCTTCTCCCTCAAAACGTAACTGCTTTTCAGTCATCAACACAGTTTGAAGATTTGCATCAAGCATAATCATTAAGAATTCAAGAAGGTAATAACTATCACAGTGAAAGTAGAGTATATAATTTTCATACGGGTCCGGATCTCTACCAATTACTACTTCAAACATATAGTGTTAATTTAAATAATAAGCTCATCGTGTTTTCACCAAACCTTTCCCTATAAGATCAACGTTATTTATCATTACAGCAGATGTTACTGTGCAAACTATAGCACAGGACTCGGTAGATTTGCAGTATCGGGGTGAACAAAAATATTTCAAACGATAGCCTCTTTGCAAGACAATCATATTCTCTCCCAGAACTAATAGGGATGGAAGCCTATTCAGAAAGCCCATTTACTTTCCTGAACTTCAATATTCCATCTCTGGAAAGGCTAGTACTTCGTATCGAAAAGTTAATGATCAGACTTTCATTATCTATCTGATACGATTTAGTGGACAGCATCATTCTATAAAATTCACCTCTGTCTACTGCATCTGAATGGCACTCTTCGGACGCATCTACCCATACTGAACTTACCCTGGAATTGATAACACTAAACTTTCGATCTTTTACCCGGTAATAGCCCAATGACAGATGCTTTGTGTTTACCATAGTTCGCATCACACCCTTATCCAGAAATTCCACTTCAAATTTATGCGTACACCCCGTCAGGTATGCTGTAGGATCTATCACTTCTGTGATACCAGAAACAGGATGGGTAAACTCAGTTAGCACCCATTTCTTTCCTCTTAGTTCATCTGGAGTCTTGTCAAACACATACTGCAAACGGCAGGAGCTGCATATACCCCCTATCAGTAAAAGAAGATAAAATCTTACTAACCTGTTTGTACTACCCAAACGCATATTACCTGTTATTTGATTATATACCAACCTGACGAAATTACAACAACACTCGTTTAAATCGTAACCATCCCCAATCTCCAGGATCATTACTAAAATGCAGCTCTATAGTTTTATCCCTTATCAGCAGGATAAAAGCACTTATCATATCCGAGTAAAAATGAGAGAAATAGGTATCAAAGAGTTTGGGTTTCTTCGCTGCCCAACCGGGAGTATACCGTCTGACTGCCTTACCTGGCTCAATATCATAACATCTCCTTTTATTTCTTTTATAATACCCAGTCCCTATTACTACTCCGTCTACATAAAATTCTATACATCCTTTTTCACAGAAGGCAATCATATATTGTGGATCTGGCGCTTTTAATTTCACTGAATCATCCACACGCTTATAGGTATTAAGTATCCACTTAGTATTAACCAATGTCATAATATCATCACAGGCCCACTGAGCCTTTGCACGTATACTTGTTACTAGAAACAAAATAACCAAAGCAAGTTTTCGCATATAACTAAACGTCTATCGTTTTTCAAACTACTACCGAGCAGTCTTAACAAAATATATGTATACGTCCGAGCCAAGCCGTCTTTACTCGGAACAGGTAGGAGGTTAGCTTTGCAGAATGACAGACAACTTACCTTTACAAGCTCGAAGGTTTCGGATCTACCAACGTTTCAAGCAAAGCAATCTAACCCGAGCTGCTTACTGTCGGCAAGAAGGCATTACAGCAGCCCAGTTCATCTATTGGTGTAAACGCTTTGAACAAGAAAGCAATCCTACTGAATCCTCTAGTACTCTTGCCCAAGTAAGCACTCCTATACAAAGCTAACAAATACAGTCAAACCGATGAAACTACCTTAAGGGTACAGGATGCAAACAAGAAAGGAGCTTGTCATTTAGGCTACTTATGGGCTTACCATGCTCCTGTTGCAGACCTTGTATTGTGTGACATCAAACTGAGAGAGGACAAAAGGGCCTTGCTCAATTGCTTACCAACTGCCAGGGCATGCTTCAGACAGATGGGTATGAAGTATACAATGACAAACTCAAAATCTATTTGCAAGAGCAGTACACAAAGGTATTACCTGGTAGTCCCATTGGGAAAGCGATTGCCTATACGTTCGGGATTTGAGATAAACTCACCGTCTATCTCTATCACGGTCATCTTCAAATCGACAACAATGCAGTCGAGTACATAATCCGCCCTATTGCTTTAGGTCGTAAAAATCACCTTTTTGCAGGCTCATATCTGGCTGCTCAAAACGCAGCTATACTGTATTCATTTTTAGGATCTTGCCAACGTAATAACCTTAATCCGCATGCATGGCTAAGTGACGTACTAGCGAAACTCAACAGTTCAGACTATGAAGGTAAGTTCTCCAATTTACTCCCTAATCGATGGAAAAAGTAAGGGTAAGCCTTTTCACG
The DNA window shown above is from Xanthocytophaga agilis and carries:
- the tnpA gene encoding IS66 family insertion sequence element accessory protein TnpA, coding for MTDNLPLQARRFRIYQRFKQSNLTRAAYCRQEGITAAQFIYWCKRFEQESNPTESSSTLAQVSTPIQS
- a CDS encoding transposase domain-containing protein, with protein sequence MYSFLGSCQRNNLNPHAWLSDVLAKLNSSDYEGKFSNLLPNRWKK